One window of Kryptolebias marmoratus isolate JLee-2015 linkage group LG3, ASM164957v2, whole genome shotgun sequence genomic DNA carries:
- the LOC108241476 gene encoding CMRF35-like molecule 9, whose protein sequence is MKTIFVFGYLFSAALVQNAEIDVEGFEGRDVSFQCAHRLASKNSKYFCKNTCGKKEEILASVASSHQAVFGRITLEDLGNGAFNVKISHLQLSDSSVYQCAVERIGFDTYTSVNLTVHKAAATTVVTDVSSTWTQTNSTLPSNDGKTSKPTIFLTTTNFTNGEERKTRSSTILLAVAVTGATLFILILATTLLRKRREISEPQSNTCSNNNEPSHARNRKETECVNNKINWDKIFANKQQNPDLSALTRTDCGAPPRVYENVDFFKGNKDAAHLPADQQNQDTSPRIYITLLPSEQKAAADFAGQHTTNPERSESTENSGSVAPH, encoded by the exons ATGAAGACTATTTTTGTCTTCGGTTATCTTTTTAGTG CGGCACTAGTTCAAAATGCTGAAATCGACGTGGAGGGATTTGAAGGTAGAGACGTCTCGTTCCAGTGCGCCCACAGGTTAGCgtctaaaaacagcaaatacttCTGCAAGAACACGtgtggaaaaaaggaagaaattcTTGCTTCTGTGGCATCTAGTCACCAAGCAGTGTTTGGAAGGATAACTTTGGAGGACTTGGGGAACGGAGCCTTCAATGTAAAAATCAGCCATCTTCAGCTGTCGGACTCATCTGTTTACCAGTGTGCAGTGGAAAGGATCGGATTTGACACGTACACTTCAGTGAATCTTACTGTGCATAAAG CTGCTGCGACAACTGTTGTCACCGACGTTTCCTCCACCTGGACTCAGACCAACTCAACGCTGCCGTCAAACGATGGAAAAACCAGCAAACCAACAATCTTCTTAACAA CAACAAACTTTACAAATGGAGAGGAGCGAAAGACCAGATCGA GCACCATATTGCTTGCTGTAGCTGTGACCGGAGCTACGCTCTTTATCTTGATACTGGCTACTACACTTCTCAGGAAACGCAGAGAAATCTCAGAACCTCAGTCAAACACTTGCTCCAACAACAATGAACCCAGCCATGCCCGCAACAGAAAG gAGACTGAATGTGTGAATAATAAGATAAACTGGGATAAAATATTTGCCAATAAACAGCAGAATCCAGACTTGTCTGCACTGACAAGAACTGACTGTGGCGCACCCCCTCGTGTTTATGAAAACGTCGATTTTTTCAAAGGGAACAAAGATGCCGCACATCTGCCTGCAGATCAGCAGAACCAGGACACGTCCCCCAGGATCTACATCACTCTGCTGCCTtctgaacaaaaagcagctgcgGACTTTGCTGGACAACACACGACGAACCCAGAGAGAAGTGAAAGCACAGAGAACAGTGGATCTGTGGCGCCTCACTGA
- the LOC108241485 gene encoding CMRF35-like molecule 5 isoform X1, which produces MSLNPKTNWKQHLSAAPFALTLDERMKTLLVTFCCFSVVSMEASDVLEVSGHVGEKVSIPCFGSWTAGDGSENTGVHFCKGVCSRESTIIQTEMKRSVLPQGRFRMEFDGGDGVFTVTIRRLRRADAGRYLCGMRRSSNVSYQEINLRVVDASSVPPGAPSSPKTKLQADEVTLPEGSFPSSTEASPVTFTPPPSGRKKSQQEVNYLTDTIVVIIVSGSLASLVCAIIPLMFYRHWQRNAGQNTPAADKAEDDHHEENVVAASSQVAVRLQSLEREDGPESVADDHVQYASVYKGLDPKNID; this is translated from the exons atgtcATTAAATCCAAAGACTAATTGGAAGCAACATCTCTCTGCTGCACCTTTTGCTCTGACTTTGGATGAAAGGATGAAGACTCTTCTCGTAACATTTTGTTGCTTCTCGG TAGTGTCCATGGAGGCCTCAGACGTCCTGGAGGTGAGCGGCCATGTTGGTGAAAAGGTCTCCATCCCTTGCTTTGGTAGCTGGACCGCAGGCGACGGTTCAGAAAACACCGGTGTGCATTTCTGCAAAGGCGTCTGCTCCAGGGAGAGCACCATCATTCAGACGGAGATGAAGAGGTCCGTTCTGCCACAGGGAAGATTCAGGATGGAGTTCGATGGTGGAGATGGAGTTTTTACTGTGACTATAAGGAGGCTGAGGAGGGCCGACGCTGGGAGATATCTCTGTGGAATGAGGAGAAGCTCGAACGTGTCTTACCAGGAAATCAACCTCAGAGTTGTTGATG CTTCCAGTGTTCCTCCTGGAGCTCCCTCATCCCCTAAAACCAAGCTGCAGGCAGACGAAGTAACTCTGCCTGAAGGCAGCTTTCCATCCAGCACCGAGGCCTCGCCGGTAACGTTCACGCCGCCCCCGtcagggaggaagaaaagccaGCAAGAAGTGAATTATCTCACAG ACACCATAGTGGTCATTATAGTCTCTGGAAGCCTGGCTTCTCTGGTTTGTGCCATCATTCCTCTGATGTTCTACAGACACTGGCAGAGAAATGCAG GTCAGAACACACCAGCAGCAGACAAAGCTGAG GATGACCACCACGAGGAAAATGTAGTTGCTGCTTCCTCCCAGGTTGCAGTGAGGCTTCAGTCTTTGGAACGAGAGGACGGTCCGGAGTCCGTCGCCGATGATCACGTTCAGTACGCCTCTGTCTACAAAGGACTGGATCCCAAAAACATCGACTGA
- the LOC108241485 gene encoding CMRF35-like molecule 5 isoform X2 — MEASDVLEVSGHVGEKVSIPCFGSWTAGDGSENTGVHFCKGVCSRESTIIQTEMKRSVLPQGRFRMEFDGGDGVFTVTIRRLRRADAGRYLCGMRRSSNVSYQEINLRVVDASSVPPGAPSSPKTKLQADEVTLPEGSFPSSTEASPVTFTPPPSGRKKSQQEVNYLTDTIVVIIVSGSLASLVCAIIPLMFYRHWQRNAGQNTPAADKAEDDHHEENVVAASSQVAVRLQSLEREDGPESVADDHVQYASVYKGLDPKNID, encoded by the exons ATGGAGGCCTCAGACGTCCTGGAGGTGAGCGGCCATGTTGGTGAAAAGGTCTCCATCCCTTGCTTTGGTAGCTGGACCGCAGGCGACGGTTCAGAAAACACCGGTGTGCATTTCTGCAAAGGCGTCTGCTCCAGGGAGAGCACCATCATTCAGACGGAGATGAAGAGGTCCGTTCTGCCACAGGGAAGATTCAGGATGGAGTTCGATGGTGGAGATGGAGTTTTTACTGTGACTATAAGGAGGCTGAGGAGGGCCGACGCTGGGAGATATCTCTGTGGAATGAGGAGAAGCTCGAACGTGTCTTACCAGGAAATCAACCTCAGAGTTGTTGATG CTTCCAGTGTTCCTCCTGGAGCTCCCTCATCCCCTAAAACCAAGCTGCAGGCAGACGAAGTAACTCTGCCTGAAGGCAGCTTTCCATCCAGCACCGAGGCCTCGCCGGTAACGTTCACGCCGCCCCCGtcagggaggaagaaaagccaGCAAGAAGTGAATTATCTCACAG ACACCATAGTGGTCATTATAGTCTCTGGAAGCCTGGCTTCTCTGGTTTGTGCCATCATTCCTCTGATGTTCTACAGACACTGGCAGAGAAATGCAG GTCAGAACACACCAGCAGCAGACAAAGCTGAG GATGACCACCACGAGGAAAATGTAGTTGCTGCTTCCTCCCAGGTTGCAGTGAGGCTTCAGTCTTTGGAACGAGAGGACGGTCCGGAGTCCGTCGCCGATGATCACGTTCAGTACGCCTCTGTCTACAAAGGACTGGATCCCAAAAACATCGACTGA
- the dnajb1b gene encoding dnaJ homolog subfamily B member 1b, which produces MGKDYYEILGIKKGASEDDIKKAYRKQALRFHPDKNKSPGAEDKFKEIAEAYDVLSDPKKKDIYDRFGEEGLKGGGPAGPSGPGTYSYTFQGDPHAIFAEFFGGRNPFEQFFGARNGGMDEDMDTDDPFSRFGMGGGGMGGFSRSFNPGMGGIGGMGGHTSVVKKQQDPAVVHDLKVSLEEVLNGCTKKMKICRKRLNPDGRSTRTEEKILEVQIKKGWKEGTKITFAKEGDETPRNIPADIVFVLKDKPHPVFKRDGSDVVYTAKIPLRDALCGCTVHAPTLDGRTVTVSSTDIVQPGMKRRVSGEGLPYPKRPDRRGDLIVEFEVKFPERLSQNARDTIAQVLPRS; this is translated from the exons ATGGGCAAGGACTACTACGAAATTTTGGGAATCAAGAAAGGAGCGTCGGAGGACGACATCAAGAAAGCTTACCGGAAGCAGGCTCTGCGCTTCCATCCCGACAAGAACAAGTCGCCAGGAGCCGAGGACAAATTCAAGGAAATCGCCGAGGCTTATGATGTTTTGAGCGacccaaagaaaaaagatatcTACGACCGTTTCGGCGAAGAAG gTCTTAAAGGAGGTGGCCCCGCTGGTCCCAGTGGTCCAGGAACCTACAGCTACACCTTCCAGGGCGACCCTCACGCCATCTTTGCTGAATTTTTCGGTGGCCGCAACCCCTTCGAGCAGTTCTTTGGCGCTCGCAATGGCGGTATGGACGAGGACATGGACACTGACGACCCGTTTTCTCGATTTGGGATGGGCGGTGGTGGGATGGGCGGCTTCTCTCGCTCCTTCAACCCCGGCATGGGAGGCATCGGTGGAATGGGCGGCCACACCAGCGTCGTAAAGAAGCAGCAGGACCCGGCGGTGGTTCACGACCTCAAAGTGTCGCTGGAGGAGGTGCTGAATGGGtgcacaaagaaaatgaagatttgTCGCAAAAGACTGAACCCCGACGGACGATCGACGCGGACGGAGGAGAAAATCCTGGAGGTGCAGATAAAGAAGGGGTGGAAAGAAGGCACGAAAATCACGTTTGCTAAAGAGGGCGATGAGACGCCTAGAAAcattccagcagacattgtgtttgtgctgaaggACAAACCACATCCTGTATTCAAACGGGACGGCTCAGATGTCGTTTACACTGCCAAGATCCCACTCCGAGAT GCCTTATGCGGTTGTACGGTACATGCGCCAACGCTGGATGGCAGAACCGTGACCGTTTCTTCGACAGATATCGTGCAGCCAGGGATGAAGCGGCGAGTAAGCGGCGAGGGGCTGCCCTATCCCAAAAGACCCGACCGCCGAGGTGACCTGATCGTGGAATTCGAGGTGAAGTTCCCAGAACGTCTCAGTCAGAACGCTCGAGACACCATCGCTCAGGTTCTTCCACGGTCCTAA